In Actinoplanes derwentensis, the following proteins share a genomic window:
- a CDS encoding UDP-N-acetylmuramate dehydrogenase has protein sequence MTDTPSAPERFLASYTTLRLGGPAGTVTTAVHTDEAVETVRAATAAGRPLLILAGGSNVVVGDEGFAGEVLVLRNRGIETVGEDQDSLLVRVAAGEPWDDFVATAVHNGWSGVECLSGIPGAAGSTPIQNVGAYGQEVAHTIEAVHAYDRLAAQMLVMTPEQCGFGYRSSVFKHNDRYLVTAVDFRLARSGDSAPIRYAELARTLGAEAGDRVPVTQARDTVLKLRAGKGMVLDPEDRDTWSVGSFFTNPVVPASVFATLVSSGEMPHWPGADGTVKIPAAWLIEHAGFPKGFAGDRVAISGKHTLALTNRGGGTTTALLDLARVIRDGVRARFGVELHPEPVLINCTL, from the coding sequence GTGACTGATACCCCTTCGGCCCCGGAGAGATTCCTGGCGTCGTATACGACGCTACGCCTTGGTGGGCCCGCGGGCACAGTGACCACGGCGGTCCATACGGATGAGGCGGTCGAGACGGTGCGTGCGGCCACCGCGGCTGGGCGTCCGTTGTTGATCCTCGCCGGTGGCAGCAACGTGGTCGTCGGCGACGAGGGCTTCGCGGGCGAGGTCCTGGTGCTGCGCAACCGTGGGATCGAGACGGTCGGCGAAGATCAAGACAGCTTGCTGGTACGGGTGGCGGCAGGCGAGCCCTGGGACGATTTCGTCGCCACCGCGGTGCACAACGGCTGGTCCGGGGTCGAGTGCCTGTCCGGGATCCCGGGTGCGGCCGGTTCCACTCCGATCCAGAACGTGGGGGCGTACGGGCAGGAGGTCGCGCACACCATCGAGGCGGTGCACGCCTACGACCGGCTGGCCGCACAGATGCTGGTGATGACCCCCGAGCAGTGTGGTTTCGGCTATCGGTCCAGCGTCTTCAAGCACAACGACCGCTATCTGGTGACCGCTGTCGACTTCCGGCTGGCGCGTTCCGGAGACTCGGCCCCGATCCGGTACGCGGAGCTGGCCCGCACGCTCGGTGCCGAAGCCGGGGACCGGGTGCCGGTGACGCAGGCCCGGGACACCGTGCTGAAACTGCGGGCCGGCAAGGGCATGGTGCTCGACCCGGAGGACCGGGACACCTGGTCGGTCGGCTCGTTCTTCACCAACCCGGTGGTGCCGGCATCGGTTTTCGCGACGCTCGTCTCCTCGGGCGAGATGCCGCACTGGCCGGGCGCCGACGGCACCGTCAAGATCCCGGCAGCCTGGTTGATCGAGCATGCCGGGTTCCCCAAAGGCTTCGCCGGTGACCGGGTGGCGATCTCCGGCAAACACACGCTCGCGCTGACCAACCGGGGTGGTGGGACCACGACCGCGCTGCTGGACCTGGCCCGGGTCATCCGGGACGGGGTGCGCGCGCGGTTCGGTGTCGAGTTGCACCCGGAGCCGGTGCTGATCAACTGCACTCTCTGA
- a CDS encoding CAP domain-containing protein, translating into MLVRHVAALAAAPTLLVLSAPAVARETPPLTPVQERARAVMTQVVQLTNTERTRAGCPALTVDGQLVTASLRQSNYMARTRLFSHVWRNGSTFADRSEEAGYEKPAGENIAWGYRTAPDVVRAWMASIGHRKNILNCEARAMGAGVAFAADGTPYYTQVFGWE; encoded by the coding sequence GTGCTGGTAAGACATGTCGCCGCACTAGCGGCGGCGCCCACCCTGCTCGTTCTCTCCGCCCCGGCAGTGGCCCGGGAGACCCCGCCGCTGACACCGGTCCAGGAACGGGCCCGCGCGGTGATGACACAGGTCGTCCAGCTGACCAACACGGAACGCACCCGAGCCGGCTGTCCGGCGCTGACCGTCGACGGCCAGCTGGTCACCGCCTCACTGCGGCAGAGCAACTACATGGCCCGGACCCGGCTGTTCAGTCACGTGTGGCGCAACGGCTCGACCTTCGCCGACCGCAGCGAGGAAGCCGGTTATGAGAAGCCGGCCGGGGAGAACATCGCGTGGGGGTACCGGACCGCGCCCGACGTGGTGCGGGCCTGGATGGCCAGCATCGGGCACCGGAAGAACATCCTGAACTGCGAGGCCCGGGCGATGGGTGCCGGCGTGGCCTTCGCCGCCGACGGCACCCCTTATTACACGCAGGTCTTCGGCTGGGAATGA
- a CDS encoding response regulator transcription factor — protein MSRLLVVEDDPDIALALRLLFSRAGYEVAHAADGRSGLKEAYAEHPDLVVLDVGLPEMDGWQVLERLRDVSDVPVLVLTAHGQEAEKVRGLRGGADDYLTKPFANNELLARVEALLRRSSNGQNSWASQVYDDGLVHLDPTKRRVYVRSEEKRLTPTEFRLLNALVRHAGAVLSPNQLLTQAWDDPTGIGQERVKFAVLRLRRKLGWSDPDESPIESVRGFGYRYRRPGGES, from the coding sequence ATGAGTCGCCTACTCGTGGTCGAGGACGATCCGGATATCGCACTCGCTTTGCGGTTGCTGTTCAGCCGGGCCGGTTATGAGGTGGCACATGCCGCCGACGGCCGGTCCGGGTTGAAGGAGGCCTATGCCGAGCATCCCGATCTGGTGGTGCTCGACGTCGGATTGCCGGAGATGGACGGCTGGCAAGTGCTGGAACGGCTGCGTGACGTCTCGGACGTCCCGGTGCTCGTCCTCACCGCACACGGTCAGGAGGCGGAGAAGGTACGCGGCCTGCGGGGCGGTGCCGACGACTACCTGACCAAACCGTTCGCCAACAATGAACTGCTGGCCCGGGTGGAGGCGTTGTTGCGGCGGTCCTCCAACGGGCAGAACAGCTGGGCCAGTCAGGTCTACGACGACGGCCTCGTGCATCTCGACCCGACCAAGCGCCGGGTCTACGTCAGGAGTGAGGAGAAGCGTCTCACTCCCACCGAGTTCCGCCTGCTCAACGCCTTGGTGCGGCATGCCGGCGCGGTTCTCTCGCCGAACCAGTTGCTGACGCAGGCCTGGGACGACCCGACCGGCATCGGCCAGGAACGGGTCAAGTTCGCGGTCCTGCGACTGCGACGCAAGCTCGGCTGGTCCGATCCGGACGAATCCCCGATCGAGTCGGTTCGCGGGTTCGGCTATCGCTACCGCCGCCCCGGCGGGGAGTCCTGA
- a CDS encoding chemotaxis protein CheA, giving the protein MEDLGEIVGEFLLESHENLDQIDRDLVSLEQEPDSRDLISRIFRAIHTIKGTSGFLAFSRLEKLAHAGESLLSRLRDGVQPVTPETITVLLLCIDGVRSILSSIEENGSEAEVDIETMIVKIQAQMNAPSDGAPTAAPVAAAPAAEGEGEVPVSVEQEGGAAIRPAPEPVEDQRQPIGQMLVEAGAVHTTDVTSALQQQIEGDERKLGTILLEEGKTQPAAVNEALQSQQAPKRSIADSAIRVDVDLLDTLLNMVGELVLARNQLVRGVMEVGDSGLVRSAQRLGMITSELQAGIMKTRMQPIEHIWSKLPRVVRDLSNSLGKQVQLVMQGKDTELDRSLLEAVKDPLTHLVRNAVDHGIEDPERRTAAGKGTEGTLTLRAYHEGGHVAVEVADDGAGLDVDRIAQKAVEKGLLRADQVPNMDRRDIMAMVFQPGFSTAAKVTNVSGRGVGMDVVKTNIENIGGAVSVDSTPGEGTVWRLTIPLTLAIIQALTVDCGEHRYVVPQVAVLELVFIDGNTTKIEYASGAPVYRLRGKLLPLVRLDRALGLEVGGDHGVYIMVLQADGRRFGMVVDRVLNTEEVVVKALNTRFKDIGLYAGATILGDGKVGLILDVSSLARRSHLAVDSERESVVDKRGNTSGNTERLLVTAVGERRVAIPLDTVTRLEEFPRDRIEHAGSREVVQYRGQILPLVRLSHLLGAYGEEPEGDTVSVVVYSEGGRSVALVVDRIVDIAENSTTARRDAEEDGLVGTAVIQQRVTELLDVRRAILAADPNFYSDSMDDMLVEA; this is encoded by the coding sequence GTGGAAGACCTTGGCGAGATTGTCGGCGAATTCCTTCTGGAGAGCCACGAGAACCTGGACCAGATCGACCGGGACCTCGTAAGCCTCGAACAGGAGCCGGACTCTCGCGACCTGATCTCCCGCATCTTCCGGGCGATCCATACGATTAAGGGCACCAGCGGATTCCTCGCGTTCTCGCGGTTGGAGAAGCTGGCGCACGCCGGTGAGTCTCTCCTCTCCCGCCTCCGCGACGGCGTTCAGCCGGTCACCCCGGAGACCATCACCGTCCTGCTGCTCTGCATCGACGGCGTCCGGTCCATCCTCTCCTCCATCGAGGAGAACGGCTCCGAGGCCGAAGTCGACATCGAGACCATGATCGTCAAGATCCAGGCTCAGATGAACGCGCCCTCGGACGGCGCTCCCACCGCGGCCCCCGTCGCAGCCGCTCCGGCTGCCGAGGGCGAGGGCGAAGTCCCGGTCAGCGTCGAGCAGGAGGGCGGCGCGGCGATCCGGCCGGCTCCCGAGCCGGTCGAGGACCAGCGCCAGCCGATCGGCCAGATGCTCGTCGAGGCGGGCGCGGTGCACACCACCGACGTCACCTCGGCCCTGCAACAGCAGATCGAAGGTGACGAGCGCAAGCTCGGCACGATCCTGCTGGAAGAGGGCAAGACTCAGCCGGCCGCGGTCAACGAGGCTCTGCAGTCGCAGCAGGCACCGAAGCGGAGCATCGCCGACAGCGCGATCCGTGTCGACGTCGACCTGCTGGACACCCTGCTGAACATGGTCGGCGAGCTGGTCCTGGCCCGTAACCAGCTGGTCCGCGGCGTGATGGAGGTCGGTGACTCCGGCCTGGTCCGCAGCGCCCAGCGGCTCGGCATGATCACCAGTGAGCTGCAGGCGGGCATCATGAAGACCCGCATGCAGCCCATCGAGCACATCTGGTCCAAACTGCCCCGAGTCGTCCGGGACCTGAGCAACTCGCTCGGCAAACAGGTCCAGCTGGTGATGCAGGGCAAGGACACCGAACTCGACCGCAGCCTGCTGGAAGCGGTCAAGGACCCACTGACTCACCTGGTGCGCAACGCGGTCGACCACGGCATCGAGGATCCGGAGCGCCGAACCGCCGCGGGCAAGGGCACCGAGGGCACCCTGACACTGCGGGCGTACCACGAGGGCGGCCACGTCGCGGTCGAGGTCGCGGACGACGGCGCCGGTCTGGACGTCGACCGGATCGCGCAGAAGGCTGTGGAGAAGGGCCTGCTCCGAGCGGATCAGGTGCCGAACATGGACCGGCGCGACATCATGGCGATGGTCTTCCAGCCCGGCTTCTCCACCGCCGCGAAGGTCACCAACGTCTCCGGCCGTGGTGTCGGCATGGACGTGGTGAAGACCAACATCGAGAACATCGGTGGCGCGGTGAGCGTCGACTCCACACCCGGTGAGGGCACGGTGTGGCGGCTCACGATTCCGCTGACACTCGCCATCATCCAGGCGCTCACCGTCGACTGCGGCGAGCATCGTTACGTCGTACCGCAGGTCGCGGTCCTGGAATTGGTCTTCATCGACGGCAACACCACGAAGATCGAGTACGCCTCCGGTGCGCCGGTCTACCGGCTGCGCGGCAAGCTGCTTCCCCTCGTGCGCCTGGACCGGGCCCTCGGTCTGGAGGTCGGCGGCGACCACGGGGTCTACATCATGGTGCTGCAGGCCGACGGCCGGCGGTTCGGCATGGTCGTGGACCGGGTGCTGAACACCGAAGAAGTCGTGGTCAAGGCCCTCAACACCAGATTCAAGGACATCGGGTTGTACGCCGGGGCCACCATCCTCGGGGACGGCAAGGTCGGGCTGATCCTGGACGTCTCGTCACTGGCCCGGCGTTCCCATCTGGCCGTCGACTCGGAGCGTGAGAGCGTCGTCGACAAGCGCGGCAACACGTCGGGCAACACCGAACGCCTGTTGGTCACCGCGGTCGGCGAGCGCCGGGTGGCGATCCCGCTGGACACGGTCACGCGTCTGGAGGAGTTCCCCCGCGACCGGATCGAGCACGCCGGCTCCCGCGAGGTGGTCCAGTACCGCGGGCAGATTCTGCCTCTGGTGCGGCTGTCGCACCTTCTCGGGGCGTACGGCGAGGAACCCGAGGGCGACACCGTGTCGGTGGTCGTCTACAGCGAGGGCGGAAGGAGCGTGGCCCTGGTGGTCGACCGGATCGTGGACATCGCCGAGAACTCGACGACCGCACGACGCGATGCGGAGGAGGACGGCCTGGTCGGCACCGCGGTGATCCAGCAACGGGTCACCGAGCTGCTCGACGTGCGCCGGGCCATCCTCGCCGCCGACCCGAACTTCTACAGCGATTCCATGGACGACATGCTGGTGGAGGCCTGA
- a CDS encoding chemotaxis protein CheW encodes MASRQFATFEVDGQLFGVEVDTVQEVLSYNEYTPVPLAPPAVGGLFNLRGQVIAAVDLRVQLGLARQSLDGPVMNVILRGDGEPVSLLVDKIGEVVDLEDERFEPPPDTLSGPTRELVVGTFKLDGRLMLALDVNQAVDTYRATN; translated from the coding sequence ATGGCGAGTCGTCAGTTCGCCACATTCGAGGTGGACGGCCAGCTCTTCGGCGTCGAGGTGGACACGGTGCAGGAGGTGCTCTCGTACAACGAGTACACCCCGGTGCCGCTCGCCCCGCCCGCGGTCGGTGGCTTGTTCAACCTGCGCGGTCAGGTGATCGCCGCGGTGGACCTGCGGGTGCAGCTCGGGCTGGCCCGGCAGTCCCTGGACGGTCCGGTCATGAACGTCATCCTGCGCGGTGACGGCGAACCGGTCTCCCTGCTCGTCGACAAGATCGGCGAGGTGGTCGATCTCGAGGACGAGCGGTTCGAGCCACCGCCGGACACGCTGAGCGGGCCCACCCGGGAGTTGGTGGTGGGCACGTTCAAGCTGGACGGACGGTTGATGCTGGCTCTCGACGTCAATCAGGCCGTCGACACATACCGCGCCACCAACTGA
- a CDS encoding protein-glutamate methylesterase/protein-glutamine glutaminase encodes MISVLVVDDSVVVRRLIVDALGEAPGIQVVGTASNGLLAQAKIDQLKPDVITMDIEMPEMDGIQAVRELRKRHSTPVIMFSTLSAAGATSTLEALSAGATDYVTKPSNVGSIKESIAAVREQLVPKIQALGGRRRPPAGPPSRGPAPAGGLRPGAAPLRPGGPPAAPGRPSAAGPSPARPTAVRRSPGGRIDLLAIGSSTGGPDALTKVLLGLPADLPVPIVITQHMPPVFTKMFAERLDRSIPLKVVEAGEGMELTAGTVYIAPGDRHLVFQRRGTATMTQLTSAPPENSCRPAVDVMFRSVAALYGGSAFAAILTGMGQDGRNGAKVMRDAGSEVLAQDEATSVVWGMPGAVVGAGLADEIVPLDKIAGALLNRVRVGRSPAVAR; translated from the coding sequence ATGATCTCGGTACTCGTCGTCGATGATTCCGTGGTGGTTCGCCGGCTGATCGTCGATGCTCTCGGCGAGGCGCCCGGCATCCAGGTCGTCGGCACCGCTTCGAACGGGCTGCTCGCCCAAGCGAAGATCGATCAGCTCAAACCTGACGTCATCACGATGGATATCGAGATGCCGGAGATGGACGGCATTCAAGCCGTTCGTGAGCTGCGTAAACGTCACAGCACTCCGGTGATCATGTTCAGTACCCTCTCCGCGGCGGGCGCCACGTCCACCCTGGAGGCTCTCTCCGCCGGTGCCACCGATTACGTGACCAAGCCCAGCAACGTCGGGTCGATCAAGGAGTCCATCGCGGCGGTACGGGAGCAACTCGTACCCAAGATCCAAGCACTCGGTGGGCGGCGCCGTCCGCCGGCCGGACCGCCCAGCCGCGGCCCCGCGCCCGCCGGTGGTCTTCGTCCCGGCGCCGCGCCGCTGCGGCCCGGTGGCCCACCGGCCGCACCGGGACGCCCGTCGGCTGCCGGTCCCAGTCCGGCCCGACCCACCGCGGTCCGGCGCAGTCCCGGCGGCCGAATCGACCTGCTGGCGATCGGCTCCTCCACCGGCGGTCCGGACGCGCTCACCAAGGTGCTGCTCGGGCTGCCGGCCGACCTGCCGGTGCCGATCGTCATCACGCAGCACATGCCGCCGGTCTTCACCAAGATGTTCGCCGAGCGGCTGGACCGCAGCATCCCGCTGAAGGTGGTGGAAGCCGGTGAGGGCATGGAACTCACCGCGGGCACCGTCTACATCGCTCCGGGCGACCGGCATCTGGTCTTCCAACGGCGCGGGACCGCGACGATGACGCAGCTCACCAGTGCTCCACCAGAGAACTCGTGCCGCCCGGCCGTGGACGTGATGTTCCGGTCGGTGGCGGCTCTGTACGGCGGATCGGCCTTCGCGGCCATCCTTACCGGAATGGGACAAGATGGGAGGAACGGGGCGAAAGTGATGCGGGACGCGGGTTCCGAAGTGCTGGCCCAGGACGAGGCGACCTCGGTGGTCTGGGGTATGCCCGGCGCCGTGGTCGGTGCCGGCCTGGCCGACGAGATCGTGCCGCTCGACAAGATCGCGGGTGCCCTGCTCAACCGGGTCCGGGTCGGCCGCTCACCGGCGGTGGCCCGATGA
- a CDS encoding CheR family methyltransferase translates to MTLSQAEFTYVSNLVRKEASIVLAPGKEYLVEARLIPVARVVGAANVNEFISDLQKRPNPAHQRKIIDALTTNETSFFRDREPFAALTDVVLPELIKSRAAQRKLRFWSAASSSGQEAYSLAITLQETLPAGWTFEIQGTDISTTMVERAQKAEYSQVEVNRGLAATQLVQYFERAGAHWRIIPALRKNVSFKHMSLTAPFPPMQPFDVIFLRNVLIYFDVATKRQVLQNAAKILRPDGWLFLGAAETTIGIDDNYERVSAGRTSAYRTRTAAPAGAARRG, encoded by the coding sequence ATGACCCTTTCGCAAGCGGAGTTCACCTACGTCTCCAACCTGGTGCGCAAGGAGGCGTCGATCGTTCTCGCCCCAGGCAAGGAATACCTGGTCGAGGCCCGGCTCATCCCGGTCGCCCGGGTGGTCGGCGCGGCCAATGTCAACGAGTTCATCTCCGACCTGCAGAAGCGTCCCAACCCGGCGCATCAGCGGAAGATCATCGACGCTCTCACCACGAATGAGACGTCCTTCTTCCGGGACCGCGAGCCGTTCGCCGCGCTCACCGACGTGGTCCTGCCCGAGTTGATCAAATCCCGGGCGGCCCAGCGCAAGCTGCGGTTCTGGTCAGCGGCCAGCTCCAGCGGACAGGAGGCGTACAGCCTGGCCATCACGCTGCAGGAGACGCTGCCCGCCGGGTGGACGTTCGAGATCCAGGGCACCGACATCTCCACCACGATGGTCGAACGCGCGCAGAAGGCCGAGTACAGCCAGGTCGAGGTCAACCGCGGACTGGCGGCGACCCAGCTGGTGCAGTACTTCGAGCGGGCCGGCGCGCACTGGCGGATCATCCCGGCACTGCGCAAGAACGTGTCGTTCAAGCACATGAGCCTGACCGCGCCGTTCCCGCCGATGCAGCCGTTCGACGTGATCTTCCTGCGCAATGTCCTCATCTACTTCGACGTGGCCACCAAGCGCCAGGTCCTGCAGAACGCCGCCAAAATCCTCCGACCGGACGGATGGCTCTTTCTCGGGGCGGCCGAGACCACGATCGGGATCGACGACAACTACGAACGGGTGTCAGCCGGCCGTACCAGTGCATACCGGACTCGTACCGCGGCGCCCGCCGGCGCCGCGAGAAGGGGATGA
- a CDS encoding response regulator produces MRAMVIDDSRAMRMILKRIVTKVNFEAVEAGDGKEAMDLLADMTEVPELALIDWNMPNMNGLEFVTKVRADPRLREMTLVMVTTESEQSQIVRALAAGAHEYVIKPFTEGAMIEKLALLGLVPTGANS; encoded by the coding sequence ATGCGCGCCATGGTGATCGACGACTCGCGCGCGATGCGCATGATCCTGAAGCGCATCGTCACGAAGGTCAACTTCGAGGCGGTGGAGGCCGGTGACGGCAAGGAGGCGATGGACCTCCTGGCAGACATGACCGAGGTGCCGGAGCTGGCCCTCATCGACTGGAACATGCCCAACATGAACGGGCTCGAGTTCGTGACCAAGGTCCGTGCCGATCCACGGCTGCGGGAGATGACGCTAGTCATGGTCACCACCGAGAGCGAACAGAGCCAGATCGTCCGGGCGCTCGCAGCGGGCGCTCATGAATATGTGATCAAGCCCTTCACCGAAGGCGCGATGATCGAAAAGCTGGCCCTGCTGGGCCTCGTCCCGACCGGAGCGAACTCATGA
- a CDS encoding chemotaxis protein CheX: protein MSVEVEVDESDLAEMVEQVWESYLDPEGISPLIQTYDENQPSEVHSSVSITGSWTGYVVYASSRAAAQRAAAAFLAMGLEEVSEEDMSDTLGELANIVGGNVKAMLPPGAQLSLPQVVLAPEASARYPNTQRISGVYGLWEGEPVSISMWHSSSDNKEEGA from the coding sequence ATGAGTGTCGAAGTCGAGGTCGACGAGAGCGACCTCGCCGAGATGGTGGAACAGGTATGGGAGTCGTACCTGGATCCGGAGGGCATCAGCCCACTGATCCAGACGTACGACGAGAACCAGCCGTCCGAGGTGCACTCCTCGGTCTCGATCACCGGGTCCTGGACCGGGTACGTCGTCTACGCGTCCTCCCGAGCCGCCGCCCAGCGCGCCGCGGCCGCCTTCCTTGCCATGGGGCTCGAGGAAGTCAGCGAGGAGGACATGTCCGACACGCTCGGGGAACTGGCGAACATCGTCGGTGGCAACGTCAAGGCGATGTTGCCACCGGGGGCGCAGTTGTCGCTCCCGCAAGTGGTATTAGCGCCGGAAGCTTCGGCGAGGTACCCGAACACCCAGCGGATCAGCGGTGTGTACGGGTTGTGGGAAGGCGAACCGGTGTCCATATCGATGTGGCACAGCAGCAGCGACAACAAGGAGGAGGGTGCATGA
- a CDS encoding response regulator — protein MKILIADDSRVMRQIVVRTLRQAGFGDHDLIEAADGKEALDKAVEEKPGLVISDWNMPHLTGIEVLRQLRAAGNNVKFGFVTSESTPEMKTAAEGAGAAFFIVKPFTAERFDEVFAPILG, from the coding sequence ATGAAGATCCTCATCGCCGATGACAGCCGGGTGATGCGGCAGATCGTCGTCCGGACCCTGCGACAGGCCGGGTTCGGTGACCACGACCTGATCGAGGCCGCGGACGGCAAGGAGGCTCTCGACAAAGCCGTCGAGGAGAAGCCGGGTCTGGTCATCTCGGACTGGAACATGCCGCACCTGACCGGCATCGAGGTGCTGCGTCAGCTTCGTGCCGCCGGCAACAACGTCAAGTTCGGCTTCGTGACCTCGGAGTCGACTCCGGAGATGAAGACGGCCGCCGAGGGCGCCGGAGCGGCGTTCTTCATCGTCAAGCCCTTCACCGCTGAGCGATTCGATGAAGTGTTCGCTCCTATTTTGGGATGA
- a CDS encoding flagellar hook assembly protein FlgD encodes MTSPMSGPTGAEPSKAVAAAKASEGKSKSLADKDTFMKLLVAQLKYQDPTKPADSTAFMAQTAQFTQVEKLEDMVDMLKSQRMISASSLVGKSVTYMDETGVTQSGVITAAKLNGDSEPTLKVGNTDVQLSKVTEINTDPKTA; translated from the coding sequence ATGACCTCACCGATGTCCGGACCCACCGGCGCCGAACCTTCGAAGGCAGTGGCCGCGGCCAAAGCCAGCGAAGGCAAGAGCAAGTCGCTGGCCGACAAGGACACCTTCATGAAGCTCCTCGTCGCGCAGCTGAAGTATCAGGACCCCACCAAACCCGCCGACTCGACCGCGTTCATGGCGCAGACCGCCCAGTTCACGCAGGTCGAGAAGCTGGAAGACATGGTCGACATGCTGAAGTCACAGCGGATGATCAGCGCCAGCTCGCTCGTCGGCAAATCGGTCACGTACATGGACGAAACCGGTGTCACACAATCCGGCGTGATCACAGCGGCAAAGCTGAACGGAGACAGCGAACCGACGCTCAAAGTCGGGAACACGGATGTGCAGCTGTCCAAGGTCACCGAGATCAACACCGATCCGAAGACCGCCTGA
- a CDS encoding flagellar hook protein FlgE, protein MLRSLYSGISGLNAHQKMIDVTGNNIANVNTSGFKTSAVQFNDTLSQTMGTGGSPQDGMAGTNPAQVGLGVRVGGITQNFSQGSAQTTGKAGDMMIQGDGFFVTRSGGENLYTRAGSFFFDANGTLATATGEPVQGWTATPDGKVNSAAKPSDIRMPLGVTIPPQVTTTATLKGNLSSDITPDMNNPTNTDVAYKTTIPIKVYDSQGGTHTVTAEFSRTAFDNTSGATSSTWGVRLLAEDGTTEITPAGTLTFENGKAAAALVDPVTKKATIPLGPYTVDVTDITSYSGNTDARVFDTDGRTSGALTSLSYTVSDSGEIVGVFSNGLKQTLGQVAVATFKNVNGLEKVGNSAYRTTVNSGYAQVGEPGSAGMGSVISGALEMSNVDLAQEFTNLVVAQRGFQANSRIITTSDEILQELVSMKR, encoded by the coding sequence ATGCTGCGTTCTCTCTACTCGGGTATCAGTGGCCTCAACGCACATCAGAAGATGATCGACGTCACCGGTAACAACATCGCGAACGTCAACACATCCGGCTTCAAGACCTCCGCGGTCCAGTTCAACGACACGCTCAGCCAGACGATGGGTACGGGTGGCTCCCCCCAGGACGGCATGGCCGGTACCAACCCGGCCCAGGTCGGTCTCGGTGTCCGGGTCGGCGGCATCACCCAGAACTTCAGCCAGGGCTCGGCGCAGACCACCGGCAAGGCCGGCGACATGATGATCCAGGGCGACGGCTTCTTCGTCACCCGCAGCGGTGGTGAGAACCTCTACACCCGGGCCGGCTCGTTCTTCTTCGACGCGAACGGGACCCTGGCCACCGCGACCGGTGAGCCGGTGCAGGGCTGGACCGCCACTCCGGACGGCAAAGTCAACTCGGCGGCCAAGCCGAGCGACATCCGGATGCCACTGGGCGTGACCATTCCGCCGCAGGTCACCACGACGGCCACCCTCAAGGGCAACCTGAGCAGTGACATCACGCCGGACATGAACAACCCGACCAACACTGACGTCGCCTACAAGACCACCATCCCGATCAAGGTGTACGACTCGCAGGGCGGAACCCACACCGTCACGGCGGAGTTCAGCCGCACCGCCTTCGACAACACCAGCGGTGCGACCAGCTCCACCTGGGGTGTCCGGCTGCTCGCGGAGGACGGGACCACCGAGATCACCCCGGCCGGCACGCTCACCTTCGAGAACGGCAAGGCCGCCGCGGCACTGGTCGACCCGGTGACCAAGAAGGCCACCATCCCGCTCGGCCCCTACACCGTCGACGTCACCGACATCACCTCGTACTCGGGCAACACCGACGCCCGGGTGTTCGACACCGACGGGCGGACCTCCGGGGCGCTGACCTCGCTGTCGTACACCGTCTCGGACAGCGGCGAGATCGTCGGTGTCTTCTCCAACGGTCTGAAGCAGACGCTGGGCCAGGTCGCGGTGGCCACCTTCAAGAACGTGAACGGCCTGGAGAAGGTCGGCAACTCGGCGTACCGGACGACTGTCAACTCCGGTTACGCCCAGGTCGGCGAGCCGGGAAGCGCCGGCATGGGTTCGGTCATCTCCGGCGCGCTGGAGATGTCGAACGTCGACCTGGCCCAGGAGTTCACCAACCTGGTCGTCGCGCAGCGTGGTTTTCAGGCGAACTCCCGCATCATCACCACCTCTGACGAGATCCTTCAGGAACTCGTCAGCATGAAGCGTTGA
- a CDS encoding flagellar FlbD family protein, with the protein MILVTRINGAVFALNPDLVERVECTPDTVVTLVDGTKYIIAESVPEFIDSVRHYRASLIAQASRLEPDPAVKSSHSSEDELDAKVLQLHRKER; encoded by the coding sequence GTGATCCTCGTAACCCGCATCAACGGTGCCGTGTTCGCTCTGAACCCGGATCTGGTCGAGCGTGTCGAATGCACGCCTGACACGGTCGTCACTCTGGTGGACGGCACCAAGTACATCATCGCCGAGTCGGTACCCGAATTCATCGACTCGGTTCGTCACTACCGCGCCTCACTCATCGCTCAGGCCAGCCGCCTGGAGCCGGACCCCGCGGTCAAATCCTCGCACTCCTCGGAAGACGAGCTCGACGCCAAGGTGCTCCAACTGCACCGGAAGGAACGCTGA